The Virgibacillus phasianinus genome includes a window with the following:
- a CDS encoding GNAT family N-acetyltransferase, whose amino-acid sequence MLIRFKKNLEKIAMGLLSFMPEEKEVKKLQQTIKEYETNPNWHLYLWKEEDVVGAIGVRIEDDINAVIQHISVSPSHRNTGIGKQMVNGVNKIYQDKYAVCANELTQHFYNKCDEAINEDE is encoded by the coding sequence ATGTTAATTCGATTTAAGAAAAACTTAGAAAAAATTGCGATGGGCTTACTTTCCTTCATGCCTGAAGAAAAGGAAGTAAAAAAATTGCAGCAAACAATTAAAGAATATGAAACTAATCCAAACTGGCATCTCTATTTGTGGAAAGAGGAAGATGTCGTGGGTGCAATAGGCGTAAGGATTGAAGATGATATAAATGCAGTAATCCAACATATCTCAGTAAGTCCTTCGCATCGTAACACAGGAATTGGCAAACAGATGGTAAATGGGGTAAATAAAATTTATCAGGATAAATACGCTGTATGCGCTAATGAATTAACACAGCATTTTTATAATAAATGTGATGAGGCTATCAATGAGGATGAATAA
- a CDS encoding YjcZ family sporulation protein has translation MSGSYGGGFALIVVLFILLIIVGAAWM, from the coding sequence ATGAGTGGTTCTTATGGCGGTGGCTTTGCGTTAATCGTTGTATTGTTCATCCTTCTCATTATCGTCGGAGCAGCATGGATGTAG
- a CDS encoding segregation/condensation protein A, with product MNQAYQVKLDTFEGPLDLLLHLIKQYEVDIYDIPVATITEQYMQYIHTLQRLELNIASEYLVMAATLIALKSQMLLPNESVDEEADEYMEDPRVELMQRLIEYRKYKEAAETLRDKEVESIEVYTREPILFNPLEVEQPMLNDDTSIYDMLGALNKLFERKKWTEPLDTKVKRVDIPIEQRMTEILDTVKEADRGISFYDLFVYQSRAHIVVTFIAVLELMKTKQVYCEQSKHLELLQVFYMGDQ from the coding sequence ATGAATCAGGCATACCAAGTGAAACTAGATACATTTGAAGGACCGCTTGATTTATTACTTCATCTGATAAAGCAATATGAAGTTGATATTTATGATATTCCTGTTGCAACAATTACGGAACAATACATGCAATATATACATACGTTGCAGCGTCTCGAATTAAACATTGCAAGTGAGTACCTGGTAATGGCAGCTACGTTAATTGCCTTAAAAAGCCAAATGTTATTACCAAATGAATCTGTTGATGAAGAAGCAGATGAGTATATGGAGGATCCCCGCGTGGAATTAATGCAGCGCTTGATTGAGTATCGAAAATATAAAGAGGCAGCGGAAACACTACGGGATAAGGAAGTGGAATCCATTGAAGTATATACCCGTGAACCAATTTTATTTAATCCTTTGGAAGTAGAACAGCCAATGCTGAATGACGATACATCTATTTATGACATGTTAGGTGCATTAAATAAATTGTTTGAACGTAAAAAGTGGACTGAGCCATTGGACACAAAAGTTAAAAGAGTAGACATCCCAATTGAACAAAGAATGACCGAAATACTGGATACTGTAAAAGAGGCGGACCGGGGAATTTCTTTTTATGACCTATTTGTCTATCAGTCCCGTGCACATATTGTGGTAACTTTTATAGCTGTACTGGAATTAATGAAGACAAAGCAAGTATACTGTGAGCAGAGCAAGCATCTTGAACTGTTACAGGTCTTTTATATGGGGGATCAATAG
- the scpB gene encoding SMC-Scp complex subunit ScpB, which translates to MIEGLLFACGDAGVTIKQLARIIEADKGTTEHLIEELISDYQCLDRGIRIMQSHDTFQLTTKPEHSKYVQKLFESPRMNKMSQAALETLAIIAYQQPITRTEIEEIRGVKSDRSVQTLLARALIEEVGRRETIGRPVLFSTSKEFLTYFGLSSLEELPPLPENVENSDVEQEADLFFQKFNDNE; encoded by the coding sequence ATGATAGAAGGATTATTATTTGCCTGCGGGGATGCTGGAGTAACAATCAAGCAACTCGCCAGAATTATTGAAGCAGATAAGGGAACGACAGAACATTTAATAGAAGAATTAATTTCAGATTATCAGTGTCTAGACCGTGGCATAAGAATTATGCAATCACATGATACATTTCAACTTACAACAAAGCCTGAGCACAGCAAGTATGTTCAAAAGTTGTTTGAGAGTCCAAGAATGAACAAAATGTCACAAGCAGCACTTGAAACGCTTGCCATCATTGCTTACCAGCAGCCAATAACGCGAACGGAGATTGAAGAAATTCGCGGGGTGAAAAGCGATCGTTCCGTCCAGACATTACTGGCAAGAGCATTGATTGAGGAAGTCGGAAGAAGGGAGACTATTGGACGACCGGTATTGTTCAGTACGAGTAAAGAATTTTTAACTTACTTCGGTCTTTCTTCCCTTGAGGAGCTGCCACCACTTCCGGAAAATGTAGAGAATAGTGATGTTGAACAAGAAGCGGATTTGTTTTTTCAAAAATTTAATGACAATGAATAA
- a CDS encoding D-alanyl-D-alanine carboxypeptidase family protein, with product MRIIFLSCLLIGLILLSPIHGLAKPSVSAINAVLINESTGEVLFEKNAHEKEKIASITKIMTAIIAIESGKMNETVTASKRAVYTEGSSIYLEQGEKMKLKDLVYGLMLRSGNDAAVAISEYVGGSVEGFVYLMNKKARWIGMTNTHFENPSGLDGEAHYSTAYDMALLMQYAMDNKVFEKITKTEMYKSESREYAWKNKNKLLTTYYEYCTGGKTGYTKAAGRTLVSTATKNGVDLIAVTLQDPDDWVDHINLYEWGFKNADQPTMAQPQHSNDFLEGFGNIYRQIIGLDVNG from the coding sequence ATGCGGATAATCTTTCTTTCTTGTTTATTGATAGGGTTGATACTACTGTCTCCTATTCATGGATTGGCGAAACCAAGCGTTTCAGCTATAAATGCAGTATTGATCAATGAAAGCACTGGCGAAGTCCTGTTTGAAAAAAATGCACATGAAAAAGAAAAGATTGCAAGCATCACAAAAATTATGACAGCTATTATTGCGATTGAGTCAGGAAAAATGAACGAAACAGTAACGGCTAGTAAACGAGCAGTTTATACAGAGGGTTCGTCTATTTACTTAGAGCAAGGTGAAAAAATGAAACTGAAGGATCTTGTTTATGGGCTAATGCTGCGCTCTGGAAATGATGCTGCAGTCGCAATTAGTGAATATGTTGGGGGAAGTGTAGAAGGATTTGTTTATCTAATGAATAAAAAGGCACGCTGGATTGGCATGACAAATACGCATTTCGAAAATCCAAGCGGGCTTGACGGGGAAGCGCATTACTCTACAGCCTATGATATGGCCCTGCTAATGCAGTATGCGATGGACAATAAGGTATTTGAAAAAATAACAAAAACTGAGATGTATAAGTCTGAATCCCGAGAGTATGCCTGGAAGAACAAAAATAAGCTGCTCACCACATATTATGAATATTGTACAGGTGGAAAGACCGGTTACACAAAGGCAGCCGGAAGGACCTTGGTGTCTACTGCAACCAAGAACGGAGTCGATTTAATTGCTGTAACCTTGCAAGATCCAGATGATTGGGTTGATCATATTAATTTGTATGAGTGGGGATTTAAAAATGCGGATCAACCAACGATGGCCCAACCCCAACATTCAAATGATTTTTTAGAAGGATTTGGGAATATATATAGACAGATTATAGGGTTAGATGTAAATGGTTAA
- a CDS encoding nucleoside recognition domain-containing protein → MVNLIWACMAMIGIVYAMFNGTMENVNKALFESANNAVTLSIGLISILVFWLGIMKVAESAGVLKWLIRLFRPIVEKIFPEIPRDHPAMGYILSNIVANIFGLGNAATPMGIKAMEQMKVLSGTDTASRSMITFLAINTSSLTLIPTTVIAIRMQYNSVSPTEIVGTTIIATIVSTVSALIIDRYYYFKSVRRDNK, encoded by the coding sequence ATGGTTAATCTAATTTGGGCCTGCATGGCAATGATCGGCATTGTATATGCGATGTTTAATGGAACAATGGAAAATGTAAATAAAGCATTATTTGAAAGTGCAAATAATGCTGTGACATTATCAATTGGATTAATCAGTATACTGGTATTTTGGCTTGGAATCATGAAGGTGGCCGAATCAGCAGGTGTCTTGAAATGGTTAATTCGTTTATTTAGACCAATAGTAGAGAAGATCTTTCCGGAAATACCAAGAGATCACCCTGCTATGGGCTATATCCTTTCAAACATTGTAGCCAATATATTTGGACTTGGAAATGCTGCCACACCAATGGGGATAAAAGCTATGGAACAAATGAAAGTGTTAAGCGGAACCGATACAGCATCCAGATCCATGATTACCTTTTTAGCTATCAATACATCCAGCCTCACATTAATTCCAACAACGGTAATTGCTATCCGAATGCAATACAATTCGGTATCTCCAACTGAAATAGTTGGAACCACTATTATCGCAACGATTGTTTCGACTGTAAGTGCACTTATTATTGATCGCTATTATTACTTTAAAAGTGTGAGGAGAGATAATAAATGA
- a CDS encoding spore maturation protein, with amino-acid sequence MSFITTVSAWLIPCFILVVLLTATYKRIPTYETFVEGGKEGVKLAFSLLPFLVGMIVSIAILQASGAMTAFIHLIEPVLVMIGVPPEIIPLALVRPISGTAALGMTTDLIENFGPDSFIGRLASTMQGSTDTTLYILTVYFGAVGIKKMRYALKVGLLADLLGIIASIVIVTLVFG; translated from the coding sequence ATGAGTTTCATCACAACAGTTAGTGCATGGCTAATTCCTTGTTTCATCTTAGTTGTTTTGTTAACAGCAACCTATAAACGAATTCCCACATACGAAACATTTGTAGAAGGAGGTAAGGAAGGTGTCAAATTGGCATTTTCTCTACTTCCTTTTTTAGTTGGAATGATCGTTTCGATAGCTATCTTGCAGGCATCAGGGGCAATGACAGCATTTATTCATTTAATTGAGCCAGTTTTAGTTATGATTGGTGTACCGCCGGAAATCATACCTTTAGCGCTTGTTCGCCCAATATCAGGAACCGCGGCCCTTGGCATGACAACCGATTTAATCGAAAACTTTGGACCTGATTCCTTTATAGGACGTTTGGCATCTACTATGCAGGGAAGTACAGATACAACATTGTATATCCTAACCGTTTATTTTGGTGCAGTAGGTATTAAAAAGATGCGGTATGCACTAAAGGTTGGACTATTAGCCGATCTACTTGGTATAATAGCCTCAATCGTAATTGTAACGCTTGTATTTGGATAA
- a CDS encoding pseudouridine synthase, whose amino-acid sequence MTNSLERLQKIIAQSGVTSRRKAEQMIVDGKVKVNNKVVTELGTKASLSDEIVVDGIPLQKEAPVYYMLYKPRGVISSLKDEKNRKIVTDFLKDVPERIFPIGRLDYNTSGILLLTNDGDFANLLMHPKHEVDKVYVAKVSGIPEKSELNILRKGIKVENDVLRAVRYKLLSTDRSKNTSIIELTLNEGKNRHIRRMMEQIGFPVQKLKREKYGMLTLKGLKPGDARALTPHEVKQMRHIASEIVK is encoded by the coding sequence ATGACAAACTCATTAGAACGATTGCAAAAAATTATTGCACAAAGCGGTGTGACTTCAAGGCGGAAAGCTGAACAAATGATTGTAGATGGAAAAGTAAAGGTAAATAATAAAGTTGTAACGGAATTAGGCACAAAGGCTTCTTTATCGGACGAAATTGTGGTTGACGGAATTCCACTGCAAAAGGAAGCGCCAGTATATTACATGCTCTATAAACCAAGAGGTGTAATTTCCAGTTTAAAAGATGAAAAGAATCGAAAAATCGTAACGGATTTCCTTAAGGATGTTCCTGAACGAATATTTCCAATTGGACGATTGGATTACAATACATCAGGCATCCTGCTTTTGACAAATGACGGCGATTTTGCAAACCTTCTTATGCATCCCAAACACGAAGTTGATAAGGTATATGTTGCCAAGGTTAGTGGCATACCTGAGAAAAGCGAACTAAACATCCTACGTAAAGGAATAAAAGTGGAGAATGATGTTTTAAGGGCGGTACGTTATAAACTATTATCGACAGATAGAAGTAAAAATACCTCGATTATTGAATTAACATTAAATGAAGGGAAAAATAGACATATTAGAAGAATGATGGAGCAAATAGGCTTTCCGGTTCAAAAATTAAAACGGGAGAAATATGGGATGTTAACATTGAAAGGGCTTAAGCCTGGAGATGCAAGGGCACTGACACCGCATGAAGTGAAGCAAATGCGGCACATTGCCAGTGAAATTGTTAAATAA
- the resA gene encoding thiol-disulfide oxidoreductase ResA: MNVDQIKANKKRKKRNRLIFRSIVLVILLAAVAYAIISNINKDTTKIDVGSKAPNFKLEQINENNELETVELSDLKGKGVMLNFWATYCKPCEAEMPFMEKLYPEYKDKGIEIVAVSLDSTELVINRFIDQYDITFPVPHDKTNQVMDLYGVGPIPSTFFINPEGEVVDIVEGALTLDKLEGYLKKIQPE, from the coding sequence TTGAATGTTGATCAAATAAAAGCAAATAAAAAACGTAAAAAACGAAATCGACTAATCTTTCGTTCAATTGTCTTAGTTATTTTACTGGCAGCTGTTGCATATGCAATTATTTCCAATATTAATAAAGACACAACGAAAATAGACGTGGGCTCCAAAGCACCTAATTTTAAACTGGAACAAATCAATGAAAATAACGAACTGGAAACAGTGGAATTAAGTGATTTGAAAGGGAAAGGGGTCATGTTGAATTTTTGGGCTACATATTGTAAACCCTGTGAGGCGGAAATGCCATTCATGGAAAAACTGTATCCTGAGTACAAAGATAAAGGGATTGAAATAGTTGCGGTAAGCCTTGATTCAACAGAACTGGTCATTAACCGATTCATCGACCAGTATGATATAACATTTCCAGTCCCACATGATAAAACAAATCAAGTAATGGATTTATACGGGGTGGGACCCATTCCGAGTACATTTTTTATAAATCCGGAGGGTGAAGTGGTGGATATTGTTGAAGGTGCACTAACGCTGGATAAGCTAGAAGGTTATTTAAAAAAAATTCAACCTGAGTAA
- the resB gene encoding cytochrome c biogenesis protein ResB, with protein MNKVKCECGHINPEGTVLCEACGKPVEGNQHIDGNDKTRLLNMRYDGSARRSQTYKKSIIDKIWNFFSSVKVGVWLIVLTLIASAIGTIFPQEQYIPASAVSRDPAIFYEDTYGIFGQLYYQLGFYHLYSSWWYMLLVALIGISLVICSIDRFVPLYKALKTQKPKRHETFLNRQRLYSESEDITDEEKDQVVEALKNQHYNVREEKGHILAEKGRFSRWGPYVNHIGLIIVLIAAILRMTTPMYIDEYMWLREGEQQVIPGTHGEYYAKNKDFTLETYDKDNERFEEAIKKDGVVAKSFETDLVVYKKQADSVAGSDPELEKVEEKSIKLNHPLKFDGYTLYQAGYQQNEFKSMSFKIHKTDDPDETALEAFKIDLTNPKSEYNLDNGFRVVVNQYYPEYYLDDGEPRSKSKFPRNPAFVFFIYPPNTDKPEVSFVGIRKNIDATGENEYKLGLQDFELRDVSGITVRRDYTLPLFIIGAIIFMLGVIQGMYWQHRRIWIHPKKGKLLLAAHTNKNWHGIKNDIDKAISNTSIKMVKDQQELPD; from the coding sequence ATGAATAAAGTTAAATGTGAATGCGGACACATTAATCCGGAGGGCACAGTCCTTTGTGAGGCATGTGGAAAGCCAGTTGAAGGAAACCAGCATATTGATGGAAATGATAAAACGAGACTATTGAACATGCGATATGATGGTAGCGCCCGCCGTTCGCAAACATATAAAAAATCAATAATAGATAAAATCTGGAACTTTTTTTCTTCTGTAAAGGTAGGGGTATGGTTAATTGTTTTAACATTAATCGCGTCCGCAATTGGCACCATCTTTCCACAGGAGCAATACATTCCTGCAAGTGCGGTTTCCAGAGACCCTGCTATTTTCTATGAGGATACATATGGAATTTTTGGTCAACTTTATTATCAGTTAGGTTTCTATCATTTATATAGTTCCTGGTGGTATATGTTATTAGTTGCACTAATTGGTATTTCTTTAGTTATTTGCAGTATAGATCGGTTTGTACCGTTATATAAGGCACTGAAAACACAAAAACCAAAAAGACATGAAACATTCCTGAACCGCCAACGGTTATACAGTGAGTCAGAAGATATTACTGATGAGGAAAAGGATCAAGTTGTAGAAGCATTGAAGAATCAACATTATAACGTCCGGGAGGAAAAGGGACATATTCTGGCTGAAAAGGGAAGATTCTCAAGATGGGGTCCTTATGTAAACCATATTGGTCTGATTATCGTTCTGATTGCCGCAATTTTACGCATGACCACGCCAATGTATATTGATGAGTATATGTGGCTGCGTGAGGGAGAACAACAAGTTATCCCTGGAACTCATGGTGAATACTATGCCAAAAACAAAGACTTTACACTAGAAACTTATGATAAAGACAATGAACGATTTGAAGAGGCAATCAAAAAAGATGGTGTTGTTGCAAAAAGCTTTGAAACCGACCTTGTTGTATACAAGAAACAGGCTGACTCTGTTGCAGGATCTGATCCTGAATTAGAGAAGGTTGAGGAAAAAAGCATTAAATTAAATCATCCGCTAAAATTTGATGGGTATACATTGTACCAAGCTGGATATCAACAGAATGAATTTAAAAGTATGTCATTTAAGATACACAAAACCGATGACCCAGATGAAACTGCACTGGAAGCATTCAAAATTGATCTGACAAATCCTAAATCGGAATATAACCTTGATAACGGATTCCGGGTAGTGGTAAATCAGTATTATCCTGAATATTACTTGGATGATGGGGAGCCAAGGTCCAAGTCAAAATTCCCGAGAAATCCAGCATTTGTTTTCTTTATTTATCCACCGAACACGGATAAACCGGAAGTCAGTTTTGTAGGAATTCGTAAAAACATTGATGCAACCGGTGAAAACGAATATAAATTGGGATTACAGGATTTTGAATTGCGGGATGTAAGTGGAATAACTGTAAGAAGAGATTATACATTGCCATTATTTATTATTGGCGCTATTATCTTTATGCTTGGTGTCATTCAAGGAATGTACTGGCAGCATAGAAGAATTTGGATACACCCTAAAAAAGGAAAGCTTTTGTTGGCTGCACATACGAACAAAAACTGGCATGGTATTAAAAATGATATTGATAAAGCGATCTCAAATACATCTATTAAAATGGTGAAGGATCAACAAGAATTACCAGATTAA
- the ccsB gene encoding c-type cytochrome biogenesis protein CcsB: MDTMLNISNTMLFTAFILYLIATFFFGATIRDKRSKGKKGKAGTIGITITIIGFLSQLVYFVTRWIASGHAPVSNLFEFVTFFGMAMVFAFIILYFIYRVSILGLFALPIALIVIAYASMFPTEISPLVPSLQSYWLYIHVTTVSIGEAILSISFVAGLIFLIRTIDQTKSDKRTTWLEIVLFSLIIFIGFSLINVIFQVAGYNAEFEYTTNTNVTMTTDYQLPAIVSPYEGKLLSEGVMEPWFEAPSWMHGADAGRKFNTLIWSVFVGIILYVLLRLILRKRIGAAIKPALMKAKPDLLDEISYRAVAIGFPVFTLGGIIFASIWAQIAWDRFWGWDPKEVWALVTWFFYAAFLHLRLSRGWHGEKSAWLAVGGFAIIMFNLVAVNLVLAGLHSYA; this comes from the coding sequence ATGGATACAATGCTTAATATAAGTAATACTATGTTGTTTACAGCATTTATCTTATATTTAATTGCGACATTTTTCTTTGGTGCAACCATACGCGATAAACGCAGCAAAGGGAAAAAGGGTAAAGCTGGAACAATCGGTATTACGATTACGATAATCGGTTTCTTATCCCAACTTGTATATTTTGTTACACGGTGGATCGCCAGTGGACATGCTCCAGTGAGTAATTTATTTGAATTTGTGACATTCTTTGGCATGGCAATGGTGTTCGCGTTTATCATCCTATACTTTATCTATCGAGTGAGCATTCTGGGATTGTTTGCATTACCAATTGCCTTAATTGTAATTGCCTATGCAAGTATGTTCCCGACTGAAATTTCACCATTAGTTCCTTCCTTACAAAGCTATTGGTTGTACATCCATGTAACGACGGTGTCAATCGGCGAAGCGATACTATCCATTAGTTTTGTTGCTGGATTAATTTTTTTAATCCGCACAATTGATCAAACGAAGAGCGACAAGCGTACAACCTGGCTTGAAATTGTATTGTTCTCGTTAATTATTTTTATTGGCTTTAGCTTAATTAACGTAATTTTCCAGGTTGCGGGTTATAACGCAGAATTTGAATATACCACAAATACAAATGTTACAATGACTACAGACTATCAATTACCTGCAATAGTCAGTCCATATGAAGGAAAGTTGCTTTCCGAGGGTGTAATGGAACCATGGTTTGAAGCCCCTTCATGGATGCATGGTGCCGATGCAGGAAGAAAATTCAATACATTAATATGGTCTGTGTTTGTAGGGATTATCTTATATGTTCTACTCCGTCTTATTCTGCGGAAACGAATTGGTGCAGCAATAAAACCTGCATTAATGAAAGCGAAGCCTGATTTGCTGGATGAAATATCCTACCGAGCAGTAGCAATTGGGTTCCCAGTATTTACGCTTGGGGGTATTATATTCGCTTCCATTTGGGCGCAAATTGCCTGGGATAGATTCTGGGGCTGGGACCCTAAAGAAGTATGGGCACTAGTCACTTGGTTCTTCTATGCGGCCTTCCTGCACCTAAGACTATCAAGAGGCTGGCATGGTGAGAAATCGGCATGGCTAGCGGTTGGGGGATTTGCAATTATCATGTTTAACCTGGTTGCAGTGAACCTTGTCTTAGCCGGTTTGCATTCGTACGCTTAA
- a CDS encoding response regulator transcription factor produces MDEHAKILVVDDEDRIRHLIKMYLDREDFIVEEADNGADALGMALDNEYDVILLDIMMPGMDGIEVCQELRKEKQTPVIMLTAKGEEANRVQGFEVGTDDYIVKPFSPREVVLRVKAILRRSTQSSFHESDTIPKDMLVFPHLSINHDAHRVLADGKEVSLTPKEYELLCFLAKAPDKVFNREHLLKEVWQYEFFGDLRTVDTHVKRLREKLNQVSNEASKMIVTVWGVGYKFEVDDV; encoded by the coding sequence ATGGATGAACATGCAAAAATATTAGTGGTAGACGACGAAGACCGAATCCGCCATCTCATCAAAATGTATTTGGATCGCGAAGATTTTATAGTTGAGGAAGCTGATAATGGTGCTGACGCGTTGGGGATGGCACTTGACAATGAATATGATGTTATCTTACTTGACATTATGATGCCTGGAATGGACGGTATAGAGGTATGTCAGGAACTAAGGAAAGAGAAACAGACACCTGTGATTATGTTAACAGCTAAGGGTGAAGAAGCAAATCGTGTCCAAGGATTTGAAGTAGGTACAGATGATTATATTGTAAAGCCTTTCAGTCCACGTGAGGTAGTGTTACGTGTTAAAGCGATACTTAGACGATCAACCCAGTCCAGCTTCCATGAAAGTGATACGATACCTAAGGATATGTTAGTGTTTCCCCATTTATCCATCAACCATGACGCACACCGTGTTCTAGCAGATGGGAAAGAAGTAAGTCTAACGCCAAAAGAATATGAGCTCTTATGTTTCCTTGCGAAAGCACCGGACAAGGTTTTTAATCGGGAGCACCTGTTAAAAGAAGTGTGGCAATATGAATTCTTTGGTGATCTACGTACGGTGGATACACATGTGAAACGTTTACGGGAAAAATTAAATCAAGTATCTAATGAGGCATCCAAGATGATTGTAACAGTATGGGGTGTTGGATATAAATTTGAGGTAGATGATGTTTAA
- a CDS encoding ATP-binding protein — MFWRSVVGKLAVTILLLVSFVLFILTIFLLEFFENFHIDQAEKDLQQTATKVAEMVEQYNDDKLIHETTNRIKDASSRIAIILDDGTLWVSKSSNDDLPSFQPGWIKNDKTLEEVISKNQNVKKQITIPNSESKVMIVGTPFGDKNGAVYVYQSLDVVDQTKAETTKIIFLAAGIAIILTTIFAFFLSTRITSPLIKMREAAFDLTRGEFNTKVPILTHDEIGELAMAFNRMGRQLKFHINALRQEKEQLSGIVSSMADGVITLNRNGDMIVTNPPARQFIESWYFENSSQQSESHNQLPGDLNLILQEVIKSEEAAIHEISLQGRNWVMIMTPLYDQSYVRGAVAVIRDMTEERRLDKLRKDFIANVSHELRTPISMLQGYSEAIVDDVAESKEDKKELAKIIHEESLRMGRLVNELLDLARMEAGHIQLNLEKVEANAYINRIIKKFNGIAQDNNINLTLQTNIKETFILIDPDRLEQVFTNLIDNAIRHTNKNGFVNVNAAIHNDELRVSIADSGSGIPEEDIPFVFERFYKADKSRTRNKEKKGTGLGLAIAKNIIDAHQGTISVKSKLDEGTTFTFKIPL; from the coding sequence ATGTTCTGGCGTAGTGTAGTCGGGAAACTAGCGGTAACTATTTTATTGCTAGTTTCTTTTGTATTATTTATTCTGACCATCTTTTTGCTTGAGTTTTTTGAGAACTTTCATATTGATCAAGCAGAAAAAGATTTACAGCAAACAGCAACAAAGGTAGCTGAGATGGTTGAGCAGTACAATGATGATAAATTAATTCATGAAACAACTAATCGTATCAAAGACGCTTCCAGCCGAATCGCAATTATTTTGGACGACGGAACGCTTTGGGTATCAAAAAGCAGCAATGATGATTTACCTTCCTTCCAGCCGGGATGGATTAAAAATGACAAAACATTAGAAGAAGTCATATCGAAAAACCAAAATGTTAAAAAGCAGATTACCATACCAAATAGTGAAAGCAAAGTCATGATAGTGGGTACTCCATTTGGCGATAAAAACGGTGCCGTCTATGTTTATCAATCATTAGATGTAGTTGATCAAACAAAAGCGGAGACCACTAAAATAATTTTTCTCGCAGCTGGAATAGCAATAATATTAACCACCATTTTTGCCTTTTTCCTTTCAACAAGGATCACTTCTCCATTAATTAAAATGCGGGAAGCAGCATTTGACCTTACAAGGGGAGAATTTAATACGAAGGTGCCAATTTTAACACATGATGAAATTGGGGAGCTCGCAATGGCCTTCAACAGAATGGGAAGACAATTGAAATTCCATATTAACGCATTACGTCAGGAAAAAGAACAGTTGTCAGGTATTGTTAGTTCGATGGCAGATGGTGTTATTACGCTCAATCGCAATGGGGATATGATTGTCACAAATCCTCCAGCACGACAATTTATTGAAAGCTGGTATTTTGAAAACAGCAGCCAACAGTCTGAATCACATAATCAGCTGCCAGGAGATCTAAATCTTATTTTACAAGAGGTTATTAAAAGTGAGGAAGCAGCAATACATGAAATAAGTCTGCAGGGCAGAAACTGGGTGATGATCATGACTCCATTGTATGATCAATCCTATGTACGCGGTGCTGTAGCTGTTATTCGGGATATGACGGAAGAACGCAGGTTAGATAAGCTCAGGAAGGATTTCATTGCAAATGTTTCGCATGAGTTACGGACGCCAATATCCATGCTGCAAGGTTATAGTGAGGCTATCGTAGATGATGTCGCAGAGTCGAAAGAAGACAAAAAGGAGTTGGCAAAAATAATACATGAAGAATCACTTCGAATGGGTCGTTTAGTCAATGAATTATTGGACTTGGCTCGTATGGAAGCTGGGCATATTCAGCTAAACTTAGAAAAAGTAGAGGCAAATGCTTATATAAATCGTATCATTAAGAAATTTAACGGAATAGCGCAGGATAATAATATTAACTTAACACTGCAAACAAATATTAAAGAAACCTTTATTCTGATTGATCCAGATCGATTGGAGCAGGTATTTACCAACCTGATAGACAATGCGATTCGGCACACGAATAAGAACGGTTTTGTAAACGTAAATGCAGCGATCCATAACGACGAATTACGCGTTTCAATTGCTGATAGTGGAAGTGGTATTCCGGAAGAGGACATTCCATTTGTGTTTGAACGCTTCTACAAAGCGGATAAATCTAGAACTAGAAATAAGGAAAAAAAGGGGACGGGCTTAGGGCTCGCAATTGCTAAAAATATAATTGACGCTCATCAGGGCACCATTTCCGTTAAAAGTAAATTAGATGAAGGGACAACATTTACGTTTAAAATTCCTCTTTAA